Proteins encoded within one genomic window of Thermococcus celer Vu 13 = JCM 8558:
- a CDS encoding GbsR/MarR family transcriptional regulator — MHKKESRKFIETVERIMVRWGYTHSDGKIYGHLLLSESPLTISELAELTGLSRSSVSTSLNRLSRDYLVTVRKNGKTKLFTAIPSFLEKFLRQPKETLEKEVRPLKKLTEVLMEDTKSGEHKLKLQEILSDLKALECILSKIIEMEEMEVECLEK; from the coding sequence ATGCATAAGAAAGAAAGCCGGAAATTTATCGAAACTGTGGAGAGGATTATGGTTAGGTGGGGGTATACACACAGTGATGGAAAAATATATGGGCACCTACTCCTAAGTGAAAGCCCTCTAACGATTTCTGAGCTTGCCGAGCTCACGGGGTTAAGCCGCTCATCCGTTTCAACCTCCTTGAATAGGCTCTCCCGCGATTATCTGGTTACGGTTAGGAAGAATGGAAAAACAAAGCTTTTTACGGCTATACCCTCTTTTCTTGAGAAATTCTTACGACAGCCAAAAGAGACCCTGGAGAAAGAGGTGAGACCATTAAAAAAACTCACGGAGGTACTCATGGAGGATACAAAGTCAGGGGAGCATAAATTAAAGCTCCAGGAGATCCTTTCTGACTTAAAAGCACTGGAATGCATTCTTTCGAAGATAATTGAGATGGAAGAAATGGAAGTAGAATGTCTTGAAAAGTGA
- a CDS encoding ABC transporter permease, whose product MEGLSRAIYIAKKDIKEYYMKPATMSWGIIFPASFALAFAIKNGGRLGELAPGLIALALFFGSTSMSAASIVFERKIGSFERLLLFPVSYTTIALGKTLSSFLFGVLSSVVTLAIILPLASSHPLHPWLLLAYVLLSTFTFSSFGVLVSYMLKDPTQTMTVFNAVRFPMIFLSGVFIPLERTPLIARALSLTLPLTYSVEAMHYSLTGKFYINPRISLSIMMLLSLAFLLLTAYEIKRSVP is encoded by the coding sequence TTGGAAGGTTTAAGCAGGGCGATCTACATAGCCAAGAAGGACATTAAGGAGTATTACATGAAGCCGGCCACGATGAGCTGGGGGATCATATTCCCGGCGTCGTTTGCCTTGGCCTTTGCCATCAAGAACGGCGGCAGGCTCGGGGAGCTCGCTCCGGGATTGATAGCGCTCGCCCTCTTCTTCGGCTCGACCTCGATGTCCGCCGCATCCATAGTGTTTGAAAGAAAGATAGGTTCCTTCGAGCGGCTCCTTCTCTTCCCGGTCAGCTACACCACGATAGCCCTTGGAAAGACGCTCAGCAGCTTCCTCTTCGGAGTGCTGTCATCGGTCGTAACGCTGGCTATAATACTCCCGCTCGCCTCATCCCATCCCCTCCATCCATGGCTCCTCCTGGCCTACGTACTCCTCTCGACGTTCACCTTCTCCTCCTTTGGGGTGCTCGTCTCTTACATGCTCAAGGATCCCACGCAGACGATGACAGTCTTCAACGCCGTAAGGTTCCCAATGATATTCCTCTCCGGGGTGTTCATCCCACTTGAGAGGACGCCTCTAATTGCTCGTGCCCTATCCTTAACGCTTCCACTGACCTACTCGGTTGAGGCCATGCACTACTCCCTGACGGGGAAGTTCTACATCAACCCCCGGATCTCGCTCTCGATCATGATGCTCCTCTCTCTGGCCTTCCTCCTGCTGACGGCGTACGAGATAAAGCGGAGCGTTCCCTGA
- a CDS encoding ABC transporter ATP-binding protein yields the protein MEYAIITKDLTKYYGDFLAVDRVNLRVPFNTIYGFLGPNGAGKTTTIRMMCGLTNISSGDAIVNGHSVRKEPEKVKASVGVVQDISNLYPELTCFDNLMFSAEMHGVPKRLRKERVLELLEFFDLEDKKDEKFANLFRGLKRRLTIAAALVHKPKILLLDEPTLVLDVKSRRKMWALIKALKEEDITIFLTSHNVYEVSHLSERVAVINKGRIVAEGKPSELKRLVPYDETIELGVSDPKRLLERLKGVDVIDRAYLDKGTLKVVARDSLVAIEEISQVLREEGIDVNFMSLRSADMEEVFLKIVEGEGVGRFKQGDLHSQEGH from the coding sequence ATGGAATACGCCATCATTACAAAGGACTTAACGAAGTACTACGGAGATTTCCTGGCGGTTGACCGCGTGAACCTCAGGGTACCTTTTAACACAATCTACGGCTTCCTGGGCCCCAATGGAGCAGGAAAAACCACGACGATAAGGATGATGTGCGGCCTGACGAATATCTCAAGCGGCGACGCCATCGTAAACGGCCACAGCGTGAGAAAGGAGCCGGAAAAAGTAAAGGCGTCCGTGGGCGTCGTCCAAGACATATCGAACCTCTATCCCGAGCTCACATGCTTTGACAACTTAATGTTCAGTGCCGAGATGCACGGCGTTCCCAAGAGACTCAGAAAGGAAAGGGTTCTGGAGCTCCTCGAGTTCTTTGACCTGGAGGACAAAAAGGATGAGAAATTCGCAAACCTGTTCAGAGGGCTTAAAAGGAGACTAACCATAGCCGCTGCACTGGTTCATAAACCCAAAATACTCCTGCTGGACGAACCCACCCTCGTCCTCGACGTGAAGAGCAGGAGGAAGATGTGGGCGCTGATAAAGGCGCTTAAAGAGGAAGACATTACGATATTCCTCACGAGCCACAACGTTTACGAGGTTTCCCACCTGAGTGAGAGGGTGGCCGTAATCAATAAGGGCAGGATAGTTGCGGAGGGAAAGCCCTCGGAGCTGAAGAGACTCGTCCCTTACGACGAGACCATAGAGCTCGGCGTTTCAGACCCAAAGAGGTTGCTGGAGAGGTTAAAGGGTGTCGACGTCATAGATAGGGCCTACCTCGATAAGGGGACCCTCAAGGTGGTCGCGAGAGATTCCCTTGTTGCAATTGAAGAGATATCGCAGGTTTTAAGAGAGGAGGGGATTGATGTGAACTTCATGAGCCTCAGGAGTGCGGACATGGAGGAAGTCTTTCTAAAAATCGTTGAGGGTGAGGGCGTTGGAAGGTTTAAGCAGGGCGATCTACATAGCCAAGAAGGACATTAA
- a CDS encoding NifB/NifX family molybdenum-iron cluster-binding protein, producing the protein MRIAIPAEDKGGLESNVSGHFGRAKYFVFVDVEGAEIKNAEVVEVPFDEHGPGDLPNFIREHGGEVVLAYGMGRKAIEYFNELGIEVVTGAYGGIKDVVEAFIHQVLEVDPYWKEKIEREKEEHECQHEGHNC; encoded by the coding sequence ATGAGGATAGCGATTCCTGCTGAAGATAAGGGAGGATTGGAAAGCAACGTTAGCGGCCACTTTGGGAGGGCAAAATATTTCGTCTTCGTGGATGTTGAAGGAGCAGAAATAAAGAACGCGGAAGTCGTTGAGGTGCCCTTCGATGAGCACGGCCCCGGAGACCTGCCAAACTTCATAAGGGAGCACGGTGGGGAGGTTGTCCTGGCATACGGAATGGGCAGGAAGGCCATCGAATACTTCAACGAACTCGGCATTGAGGTGGTCACTGGAGCCTATGGAGGGATTAAGGATGTCGTCGAAGCATTCATTCATCAGGTTCTCGAAGTGGACCCATACTGGAAGGAAAAGATAGAGAGGGAAAAAGAAGAGCATGAGTGCCAGCATGAGGGGCATAATTGTTAG
- a CDS encoding sulfite exporter TauE/SafE family protein: MDYVLIAFIAFILSVIFSIGGVGSAIAIVPTMTWLGISLMVAKPTGLFINTLSMLSATLKNLREKKLDHRFGLPILIAATVSAPIGAYTGKFVPKRYVLGVFIAFLLYSGTMMIFFKPRPRGKDGNHIVEGSMIGALAGFLGGLLGVGGGGIISPTLIMLGYEPKKVATTTALVVFFSSLSGFLTYWGMGTLDWKLLGVVSVSAIAGGWLGTHLMHFKMSSDAVKKVIGVILYLMMIRMIAGIL, encoded by the coding sequence ATGGATTATGTCCTGATTGCATTTATTGCGTTCATCCTGAGCGTTATCTTCTCAATAGGCGGCGTGGGGAGTGCGATAGCCATAGTACCGACCATGACGTGGCTTGGCATTTCCCTGATGGTGGCCAAGCCCACGGGTCTTTTCATAAACACGCTCTCGATGCTCTCGGCAACGCTCAAGAACCTCAGGGAGAAAAAGCTTGACCACCGCTTTGGACTTCCGATACTAATTGCCGCCACGGTCTCAGCTCCAATCGGCGCGTACACCGGCAAGTTCGTCCCGAAGAGGTACGTCCTCGGGGTTTTCATAGCCTTCCTCCTCTACTCCGGGACAATGATGATATTCTTCAAACCAAGGCCGAGGGGAAAGGATGGGAACCACATCGTGGAGGGCTCCATGATAGGCGCCCTGGCGGGCTTCCTCGGCGGTCTGCTGGGCGTGGGCGGAGGGGGAATAATAAGCCCGACCCTGATAATGCTCGGTTATGAACCGAAGAAGGTTGCTACGACGACGGCCCTTGTGGTGTTCTTCTCGTCTCTGAGCGGTTTCCTGACCTACTGGGGCATGGGGACGCTGGACTGGAAGTTGCTCGGCGTCGTTTCGGTATCGGCGATAGCCGGGGGCTGGCTCGGAACGCACCTGATGCACTTCAAGATGAGCTCGGATGCGGTGAAAAAGGTAATCGGCGTTATACTCTACCTCATGATGATAAGGATGATAGCGGGCATCCTCTGA